The window TTGTTATCGATGCTCGAAAACATCTCACATGAATTTGAAAATCGCTGCCAAAATATAGTAAACAGCAAACCAATAACAGATGTCTGTGATAAGCACAATTGCTGCataataattctttaaaaagaGGACTACAGACTTGAGGGATTTAGGTTGGGGCTTGTGTTTCCAATTTCAATTGTTAGAGGTCAACGACTCAACGCAATCGTAATGAAAATCTGCTTTTCACAATGTGTAGGTGACAAAAACTCCAagttttgtttttatcatctaTATGAACAGAAATTATGGTAACATAAAGAGTCTCATATGTTATTTTGCATAAAATGTTATGGATaaagtaagggtgttaaacggtctggtttggtttgaacCGTTTCATTAAACGGTCGCAATTTTGAAACAATTATCGATCAATTTATTAAACGTTTTTACAGTTTCGGtcttaaatggtttggtttgtaCTCGGTAAACagtttctgtttgattttgacGCATTTATGAATGCATGGGCTGGGCCTGGGTTATATGTGATCATGCAAGAAGTCTCAGTATGACTGTATAATGGTGAAATTCTTAGTTGTCCCTAATTATGCAGGTAAAAAATTTCTCAGTATGACTGTATTATGGGGAAATTTCTTAGTTGTCCCTAATTAACCAGGTAAATGGAAGGATAAGAATCAATATTCCCCTGTTTACAAATAAGGGTCTGAATTCCTTGACCTTACCCTCTAATTTAGGGTTGGGTAAAGGAGTACCCATTGCCTCCCTCTCAGTAGATCTTTCTGCCAATATCCTAAACTCCTGAAGAATATGCTCATGTACGGTACGCTGGTTTTTGGAATTAATCCCTCCCAGTGGATCAAATTGCAGCTTCGTCGCAATTAGAAGGAACGGAAGAGAGGATTGACTTAAAAAACGGTAAAATGAAAGTTTTTCTAATCATGATTGTGAAAATTACTTAAAACTATTATCATATTTGGCATGTTTTACAATTAGTTACACAATCATGTAAGATAATGGTTACCAAAGTTTATATTTTAGTATTAACTTGAATTCACTTcccttcttttccctttgtttCATTTGCAATCTAACTAAGCatgtataattttattttattttggtaattagTGAATTTATTGACGAGAACGGATACAACTCCTACCGACTGCCACAAAGAGAGCAGCTAGGCAGGGATCGGAATTAGGCCAAACAGTTCGCTTCGTAACAGACTGGGCCCTCCTGGCCAGGAAATTAGCGACAACATTTGCATTCCTGGAAATGTGCTAGAAGCTGCACTCATCAAAATAAGAAGCTAGATGAAGAATATCCTCAACCATTGGCCGAATAGAGAGAGCCGAGGTACCACCCCTACTGAGAAGAGCAGTAATGACCTCTAAACTATCACTCTCAACAATAATCGAGAGGGTGCCTTCCGAAATGGCTTCAAGAAGGCCCTGTTGAATGGCGATCGCTtcccccaccaccaccttcgAGAAGGGAACCGGATCCGAAACAGCCACAATACAGCGCCCAAGGTGATCTCTAATGAGAAAACCGATGCCACACTTGTTTCTCTCCTTGCACAGGGAAGCATGTCCATTGAGCTTAACTTTTCCTGAGGGAGGGCAGCGCCAGATTTGATCACTGAGGGGTCTCGCTGGACGAGGGGGAGCTTGGGAAGATCTACGTGCCTTAAGAAACTCCATACACGCTGCGGAGGCAGCAAGAAGGACTTCATTTGGGGTCCAAGCTTTCTTGTTGAAAAGGAGATCGTTGCGAGCTGACCATAAATACTAGAGAATAAAGGAGCACAGAATTTGACATGCCTTCATCTGATCTTTAGAGGAACTGTTGAAGACGCCCCAGGTTTCTAACCATTCATGAATTCTGATATTTTCGCGCATGGGAATTCTATGAGAAAGTGCGCTCCCAAACCAGACGCATCTTGCGAAGTCGCAACTCAGCAGAACATGAGAGCTCGTCTCTTCTAGAGGCACCACACCAATGACAAATATTCTCAACCGGGATCCGT is drawn from Telopea speciosissima isolate NSW1024214 ecotype Mountain lineage chromosome 1, Tspe_v1, whole genome shotgun sequence and contains these coding sequences:
- the LOC122664553 gene encoding uncharacterized protein LOC122664553, which gives rise to MASRASSSSHHLWDDVPEVIWKQIWSFDTLPKIRSFLWRVCADGVATASALNHRRIPVENICHWCGASRRDELSCSAELRLRKMRLYLWSARNDLLFNKKAWTPNEVLLAASAACMEFLKARRSSQAPPRPARPLSDQIWRCPPSGKVKLNGHASLCKERNKCGIGFLIRDHLGRCIVAVSDPVPFSKVVVGEAIAIQQGLLEAISEGTLSIIVESDSLEVITALLSRGGTSALSIRPMVEDILHLASYFDECSF